In one window of Archocentrus centrarchus isolate MPI-CPG fArcCen1 chromosome 11, fArcCen1, whole genome shotgun sequence DNA:
- the pbxip1a gene encoding pre-B-cell leukemia transcription factor-interacting protein 1 isoform X2 — protein sequence MSDSSNSTGSSGSSTNSWTLLSPEEAAIENVGPVDDGTESLGDVPSLSEEVAGAAAEFKPGGIPVETVLSEEGHEVCQETSPESSEGPIPSSPSRMSPLQPSLLDPPDLDLESQPPVIHDIVTSSPSDNEHLGAMPFVTNIDIAAQLDMPAVEIPPVESEESCSAPLMTEIPISAELALEKPADAGLIPANPAGESHVFSAEPEVNISTETLTATDPPSHVEADISFVPDSTEPQSPVPESLVTEHPTDESTAPETVGSTEADKEAAVRNKPLKPSEPVSQDEREDEEEPSIKYDLGDTGSFDDGLRRRNVPPFEAPRPRTSDEEEEEEEEVEFKLAEKKEEKPWFSLNKCIVGALVLLFLGSLFLSGDFDASDLSDREQSQDGLSGDPQDMKELLDKLTQENQQIIQLEAQLQSKKEELDSALKAIAASSDEKGKADLEKENAKLKEELSSLPELKKELESLRARVTELSQLAADEEMLPAASSSAPQPEDRDDQSNQKTPGPERRKDTKEGGRLKEELQRQKVLLEESKKRLEGMKNDGGGRKQVRDHLEEIQRKLSKQVEMWGKKKPQKSKWKGNKGKNSQWDHYKKEERRGEKEWKHNKEREWRHKDERERRREKEWKDSKEGEWRDKEEKEQRGEKEWTDKREEEWRHKDERERRGEKERKDSKEGEWRDKEEKKDKEWKSQKQNSHKEAWRKHQDEWESKKGERRMDREERRKEKPWHSRSAKNHQHQHHHQQPRQPHQQRNSDFWRDQEQKLQHNVRPQLGCTSVEACASKEGLYPVELSEFEELLEGYLSKLEKSSSESKDRIRRLTADYFEDGVFIHDRVLFSDFAEDVADILEDMVDVLEGDGQEDDDSLEEEMEEFEREALWKFAATA from the exons atgtctgacagcagcaacagcacagGCAGCAGCGGCTCCTCCACCAACAGCTGGACCCTCCTCTCCCCCGAG GAAGCTGCCATTGAGAATGTCGGGCCCGTGGACGATGGCACTGAGAGCCTGGGCGATGTCCCCAGCCTCTCTGAGGAGGTGGCAG GAGCTGCTGCGGAGTTCAAACCAGGTGGCATTCCCGTAGAAACTGTACTATCAGAAGAAGGCCATGAG GTGTGTCAGGAGACCTCACCAGAGTCCAGTGAGGGTCCCATTCCTTCTAGTCCATCCCGGATGAGCCCTCTTCAACCCAGCCTTCTTGACCCACCAGACCTCGACCTGGAGAGCCAACCTCCAGTCATCCATGATATTGTAACCAGCTCTCCCAGTGACAATGAGCACCTAGGTGCCATGCCATTTGTTACCAATATTGATATAGCGGCTCAGTTAGATATGCCAGCTGTTGAAATCCCCCCAGTTGAATCCGAGGAGTCCTGCTCTGCACCTCTAATGACTGAGATCCCCATCTCTGCAGAGCTTGCGCTCGAGAAGCCTGCTGATGCTGGACTGATTCCTGCGAATCCTGCTGGGGAGAGTCATGTCTTTAGCGCTGAACCTGAGGTTAACATCTCCACCGAGACCCTTACAGCCACTGATCCCCCGTCTCATGTTGAAGCTGATATCAGCTTTGTTCCAGACAGTACAGAGCCACAAAGCCCAGTCCCTGAGAGCCTGGTGACTGAACATCCTACTGATGAAAGTACTGCACCAGAGACCGTTGGTTCAACTGAGGCAGACAAGGAGGCCGCTGTTAGAAATAAGCCATTAAAGCCATCAGAGCCAGTGAGCCAAGATGAGAGAGAAGATGAAGAAG AGCCTTCCATTAAGTATGACTTGGGTGACACAGGCAGCTTTGATGATGGACTGCGGCGGAGAAATGTGCCCCCCTTTGAGGCACCAAGACCGAGAACatcagatgaggaggaggaggaggaagaggaagtagAATTCAAGCTGGCTGAAAAGAAGGAGGAAAAGCCATGGTTCTCCTTGAACAAATGCATTGTGGGTGCTCTGGTCCTGCTCTTTCTAGGTTCCCTCTTTCTCTCAG GTGACTTTGATGCCTCTGATCTGAGTGATCGAGAACAAAGCCAG GACGGGCTTAGCGGTGATCCACAGGATATGAAAGAGCTATTGGATAAACTGACACAGGAAAACCAACAAATCATTCAGCTAGAGGCTCAACTACAG TCTAAAAAAGAAGAACTTGACTCTGCACTGAAGGCAATAGCTGCAAGTAGTGATGAAAAGGGTAAAGCAgatctggaaaaagaaaatgcaaagctGAAGGAGGAGCTGTCGTCTCTGccagagctgaagaaagagctCGAGAGTCTCAGGGCCAGAGTGACTGAACTCAGCCAACTCGCAG CTGATGAGGAAATGCTTCCAGCTGCTTCTAGTTCAGCCCCTCAGCCTGAAGACAGGGATGATCAGAGTAACCAGAAAACACCTGGaccagagaggaggaaggacaCAAAGGAGGGAGGAAGGCTCAAGGAAGAGCTTCAGCGGCAGAAGGTTCTCTTGGAGGAGAGCAAGAAAAGGCTGGAAGGGATGAAAAATGATGGAGGCGGGAGAAAACAAGTCAGGGATCACTTAGAGGAGATCCAAAGGAAACTCTCCAAACAAGTTGAGATGTGGGGGAAGAAGAAGCCACAGAAGTCCAAATGGAAAGGGaacaaaggcaaaaacagtCAATGGGACCACTAcaaaaaagaggagaggagaggagaaaaagagtGGAAGCAcaacaaagagagagaatgGAGGCACAAAGACGAGAGGGAGCGAAGAAGGGAAAAAGAGTGGAAAGACAGCAAAGAGGGAGAGTGGAGGGACAAAGAGGAGAAGgagcaaagaggagaaaaagagtgGACAGATAAGAGGGAGGAAGAATGGAGGCACAAAGACGAGAGGGAGCGAAGAGGGGAAAAAGAGCGGAAAGACAGCAAAGAGGGAGAGTGGAGGGACAAAGAG gagaagaaggacaAAGAGTGGAAGTCTCAGAAGCAGAACTCTCATAAAGAAGCGTGGCGGAAACACCAGGATGAGTGGGAGAGCAAGAAGGGCGAGAGGAGAATGGacagagaggaaaggaggaaggagAAACCCTGGCACAGCCGGTCTGCTAAAAACCACCAACACCAACATCACCATCAGCAGCCCCGGCAGCCTCATCAGCAACGCAACAGCGACTTCTGGAGAGACCAGGAGCAAAAGCTCCAACACAATGTTCGTCCCCAGCTGGGCTGCACCTCTGTGGAGGCCTGCGCCAGCAAGGAGGGACTCTATCCAGTGGAGCTGTCTGAGTTTGAGGAACTTCTCGAGGGCTACCTGAGCAAGCTTGAAAAGTCATCATCAGAGAGCAAGGACAGGATCAGGAGGCTGACCGCCGATTACTTTGAGGACGGCGTGTTTATCCACGACAGGGTTCTTTTCAGCGACTTTGCTGAAGATGTGGCGGACATTTTGGAAGACATGGTGGATGTTTTAGAGGGCGACGGGCAGGAGGACGACGACTCCCTGGAGGAGGAAATGGAGGAGTTTGAACGAGAAGCCCTGTGGAAGTTTGCTGCCACGGCctaa
- the pbxip1a gene encoding golgin subfamily A member 6-like protein 6 isoform X1 produces MSDSSNSTGSSGSSTNSWTLLSPEEAAIENVGPVDDGTESLGDVPSLSEEVAGAAAEFKPGGIPVETVLSEEGHEVCQETSPESSEGPIPSSPSRMSPLQPSLLDPPDLDLESQPPVIHDIVTSSPSDNEHLGAMPFVTNIDIAAQLDMPAVEIPPVESEESCSAPLMTEIPISAELALEKPADAGLIPANPAGESHVFSAEPEVNISTETLTATDPPSHVEADISFVPDSTEPQSPVPESLVTEHPTDESTAPETVGSTEADKEAAVRNKPLKPSEPVSQDEREDEEEPSIKYDLGDTGSFDDGLRRRNVPPFEAPRPRTSDEEEEEEEEVEFKLAEKKEEKPWFSLNKCIVGALVLLFLGSLFLSGDFDASDLSDREQSQDGLSGDPQDMKELLDKLTQENQQIIQLEAQLQSKKEELDSALKAIAASSDEKGKADLEKENAKLKEELSSLPELKKELESLRARVTELSQLAADEEMLPAASSSAPQPEDRDDQSNQKTPGPERRKDTKEGGRLKEELQRQKVLLEESKKRLEGMKNDGGGRKQVRDHLEEIQRKLSKQVEMWGKKKPQKSKWKGNKGKNSQWDHYKKEERRGEKEWKHNKEREWRHKDERERRREKEWKDSKEGEWRDKEEKEQRGEKEWTDKREEEWRHKDERERRGEKERKDSKEGEWRDKEEKEQRGEKEWTDKREEEWRHKDERERRGEKERKDSKEGEWRDKEEKKDKEWKSQKQNSHKEAWRKHQDEWESKKGERRMDREERRKEKPWHSRSAKNHQHQHHHQQPRQPHQQRNSDFWRDQEQKLQHNVRPQLGCTSVEACASKEGLYPVELSEFEELLEGYLSKLEKSSSESKDRIRRLTADYFEDGVFIHDRVLFSDFAEDVADILEDMVDVLEGDGQEDDDSLEEEMEEFEREALWKFAATA; encoded by the exons atgtctgacagcagcaacagcacagGCAGCAGCGGCTCCTCCACCAACAGCTGGACCCTCCTCTCCCCCGAG GAAGCTGCCATTGAGAATGTCGGGCCCGTGGACGATGGCACTGAGAGCCTGGGCGATGTCCCCAGCCTCTCTGAGGAGGTGGCAG GAGCTGCTGCGGAGTTCAAACCAGGTGGCATTCCCGTAGAAACTGTACTATCAGAAGAAGGCCATGAG GTGTGTCAGGAGACCTCACCAGAGTCCAGTGAGGGTCCCATTCCTTCTAGTCCATCCCGGATGAGCCCTCTTCAACCCAGCCTTCTTGACCCACCAGACCTCGACCTGGAGAGCCAACCTCCAGTCATCCATGATATTGTAACCAGCTCTCCCAGTGACAATGAGCACCTAGGTGCCATGCCATTTGTTACCAATATTGATATAGCGGCTCAGTTAGATATGCCAGCTGTTGAAATCCCCCCAGTTGAATCCGAGGAGTCCTGCTCTGCACCTCTAATGACTGAGATCCCCATCTCTGCAGAGCTTGCGCTCGAGAAGCCTGCTGATGCTGGACTGATTCCTGCGAATCCTGCTGGGGAGAGTCATGTCTTTAGCGCTGAACCTGAGGTTAACATCTCCACCGAGACCCTTACAGCCACTGATCCCCCGTCTCATGTTGAAGCTGATATCAGCTTTGTTCCAGACAGTACAGAGCCACAAAGCCCAGTCCCTGAGAGCCTGGTGACTGAACATCCTACTGATGAAAGTACTGCACCAGAGACCGTTGGTTCAACTGAGGCAGACAAGGAGGCCGCTGTTAGAAATAAGCCATTAAAGCCATCAGAGCCAGTGAGCCAAGATGAGAGAGAAGATGAAGAAG AGCCTTCCATTAAGTATGACTTGGGTGACACAGGCAGCTTTGATGATGGACTGCGGCGGAGAAATGTGCCCCCCTTTGAGGCACCAAGACCGAGAACatcagatgaggaggaggaggaggaagaggaagtagAATTCAAGCTGGCTGAAAAGAAGGAGGAAAAGCCATGGTTCTCCTTGAACAAATGCATTGTGGGTGCTCTGGTCCTGCTCTTTCTAGGTTCCCTCTTTCTCTCAG GTGACTTTGATGCCTCTGATCTGAGTGATCGAGAACAAAGCCAG GACGGGCTTAGCGGTGATCCACAGGATATGAAAGAGCTATTGGATAAACTGACACAGGAAAACCAACAAATCATTCAGCTAGAGGCTCAACTACAG TCTAAAAAAGAAGAACTTGACTCTGCACTGAAGGCAATAGCTGCAAGTAGTGATGAAAAGGGTAAAGCAgatctggaaaaagaaaatgcaaagctGAAGGAGGAGCTGTCGTCTCTGccagagctgaagaaagagctCGAGAGTCTCAGGGCCAGAGTGACTGAACTCAGCCAACTCGCAG CTGATGAGGAAATGCTTCCAGCTGCTTCTAGTTCAGCCCCTCAGCCTGAAGACAGGGATGATCAGAGTAACCAGAAAACACCTGGaccagagaggaggaaggacaCAAAGGAGGGAGGAAGGCTCAAGGAAGAGCTTCAGCGGCAGAAGGTTCTCTTGGAGGAGAGCAAGAAAAGGCTGGAAGGGATGAAAAATGATGGAGGCGGGAGAAAACAAGTCAGGGATCACTTAGAGGAGATCCAAAGGAAACTCTCCAAACAAGTTGAGATGTGGGGGAAGAAGAAGCCACAGAAGTCCAAATGGAAAGGGaacaaaggcaaaaacagtCAATGGGACCACTAcaaaaaagaggagaggagaggagaaaaagagtGGAAGCAcaacaaagagagagaatgGAGGCACAAAGACGAGAGGGAGCGAAGAAGGGAAAAAGAGTGGAAAGACAGCAAAGAGGGAGAGTGGAGGGACAAAGAGGAGAAGgagcaaagaggagaaaaagagtgGACAGATAAGAGGGAGGAAGAATGGAGGCACAAAGACGAGAGGGAGCGAAGAGGGGAAAAAGAGCGGAAAGACAGCAAAGAGGGAGAGTGGAGGGACAAAGAGGAGAAGgagcaaagaggagaaaaagagtgGACAGATAAGAGGGAGGAAGAATGGAGGCACAAAGACGAGAGGGAGCGAAGAGGGGAAAAAGAGCGGAAAGACAGCAAAGAGGGAGAGTGGAGGGacaaagaggagaagaaggacaAAGAGTGGAAGTCTCAGAAGCAGAACTCTCATAAAGAAGCGTGGCGGAAACACCAGGATGAGTGGGAGAGCAAGAAGGGCGAGAGGAGAATGGacagagaggaaaggaggaaggagAAACCCTGGCACAGCCGGTCTGCTAAAAACCACCAACACCAACATCACCATCAGCAGCCCCGGCAGCCTCATCAGCAACGCAACAGCGACTTCTGGAGAGACCAGGAGCAAAAGCTCCAACACAATGTTCGTCCCCAGCTGGGCTGCACCTCTGTGGAGGCCTGCGCCAGCAAGGAGGGACTCTATCCAGTGGAGCTGTCTGAGTTTGAGGAACTTCTCGAGGGCTACCTGAGCAAGCTTGAAAAGTCATCATCAGAGAGCAAGGACAGGATCAGGAGGCTGACCGCCGATTACTTTGAGGACGGCGTGTTTATCCACGACAGGGTTCTTTTCAGCGACTTTGCTGAAGATGTGGCGGACATTTTGGAAGACATGGTGGATGTTTTAGAGGGCGACGGGCAGGAGGACGACGACTCCCTGGAGGAGGAAATGGAGGAGTTTGAACGAGAAGCCCTGTGGAAGTTTGCTGCCACGGCctaa
- the s100a11 gene encoding LOW QUALITY PROTEIN: protein S100-A11 (The sequence of the model RefSeq protein was modified relative to this genomic sequence to represent the inferred CDS: substituted 1 base at 1 genomic stop codon), with protein sequence MVRGEGQGSWCLLRHTALXIQKVIMEAAIMTLVTQFKTYAGKDGASSTLSKDEFQSLVASQLPNYVKNGSDPAVIDQLMGSLDENNDGELTFSEFWQLIGKLASKQGGFCQ encoded by the exons ATGGTCAGAGGTGAGGGACAAGGTTCTTGGTGCTTACTGCGACACACCGCACTCTAGATACAGAAA GTCATCATGGAAGCTGCTATCATGACCCTTGTCACCCAGTTCAAGACATACGCTGGGAAAGACGGAGCCTCCAGCACCCTGAGTAAAGATGAGTTCCAAAGCTTGGTGGCCTCTCAGCTGCCCAACTATGTCAAG AATGGCAGCGATCCTGCAGTGATTGACCAGCTCATGGGCTCACTGGACGAAAACAACGACGGGGAGCTGACTTTCTCCGAGTTCTGGCAGCTGATTGGAAAACTGGCCAGCAAACAGGGGGGTTTCTGTCAGTAG